The Mycolicibacterium aichiense region GTCCCGCCGCGACCAACACCGGCGTCCGAGGATCCATCGACGGCCCCTATCTGTAGTCGTGACGGCGTTTGACGCCTGTCAAAACCTAGCATCGGTACGCCGCCGGCCCGATGGGCGGTTCTCCCCGGCCGACGGCCATGTCAGGATGTCGCCATGACGGTCGTTCTGGTACATGGCAATCCGGAAACCGACGTGATCTGGGGCCCGCTGGTCGAGGCACTCGGTCGCGCCGACGTGGTGCGGTTGTCGCCGCCCGGGTTCGGCGCCCCGCTGCCCGACGACTTCCCGGCCACGATGGTGGCCTACCGGGACTGGCTCATCGGCGAGTTGGACGGCTTCGATGAGCCCGTCGACCTCGTCGGCCATGACTGGGGCGGCGGGCATGTGCTCAATGTCGTCATGAATCGTCCCGAACTGGTCCACAGCTGGGCCACTGACGTGCTGGGGATCCTGCATCCGGATTACGTCTGGCATGACATGGCGCAGGTGTGGCAGACCCCCGGTGCCGGAGAAGAAGCCATCGAGGCGCTGGCCGCCAGCTCGCACGACGATCGGGTCGCTCTGCTGACGGGTATGGGCATCCCGGCCGCCGTCGCCACCGAGCTGTCACTGGCGCAGGGACCCGAGATGGGCCGGGCCATCCTGGCGCTGTACCGCTCGGCCGCGCAGCCGGCGGTATCCGAGGCGGGCCGGCATCTGGTCAACGCCACCGCCCGGCCGGGACTGTCGCTGTTGGCCACCGAGGACACCTACGTCGGCACCGAGGAGCAGCGCCGCGCGGCCGCCGAGCAGGCCGGGGCCCGCACCGAGGTGCTCGACGGTCTCGGCCACTGGTGGATGCTGCAGGATCCGGTGCGCGGCGCCACCGCGCTGACCCGGTTCTGGGACTCACTGGACTGAATTCGCGGCCCGCGTCAGGGTTTGGTTACCGCCTCGGCGGGTAAGCCTAAGCGTCCCCTAACAAGGAAGTGAGGGCCGCATGGCTGTGCGATCGGGAGTGATTTCAAGGGCCGCTATGACATTCGTCGGCGGTGCCGCGGTGCTGACGCTTGCCGTCGGCTGTGGCGGAGGCGATGACAGCTCGAAGACGAGCACGTCGACGACGACCACGACGACGTCGCCCACCTCCTCGGTGGTCGTGACGACCAGTCCGGCCGGCGGTGACACCACCGCACCCGGTGGCGCGACGGGCACAGCGCCCGGTGGCGTGACGGGCACGGCACCCGGCGTGAACGGCGGCGCGGGCCCCGGTGGCGTGACGGGCACGGCGCCCGGCGTGGAGGGCGGCGCCGGACCGGGCGGTGTCAGCGGATCGGCTCCAGGTGTCGAGGGCGGCGCCGGACCCGGCGGCGTGAGCGGATCGGCTCCGGGCGTCCAGGGCGGTGCCGGACCGGGCGGAGCCGGCGGCTGCGTCAACGGCGTGGGCTGCCTGGGAACGGGATAGCACGGGCTAGCACGGCATAGCTCGGGCTGGCACCGGGTTAACCACACACCTAGCTTGAGTGGCCATTCGTGACGCGTACCGCGGCACGGGTGGCCACTCAGTCGTCTGCGGGTCCGACCCGGTAGATCGACTTGAGGTCGAAGAACGCGTCCAGTCCCTCCGGGCCCAGCTCGCGGCCGATGCCGCTGGCCTTCACTCCCCCGAACGGCGCACGGAAGTCCAGCTGGTAGTCGTTGATCCCGACGGTGCCGGTGCGCACCGCGCGGGCGATCTCGGTGGCCCGCTCGTCGTCGGTCGACCACACCGTGCCGGCCAGACCGAACTCGCTGTCGTTGGCCAGCGCGACGGCCTCGTCGTCACCGTCGTACGGGATCACCGCGAGCACCGGACCGAAGATCTCTTCCTGGGCGATCCGATCGGAGTTGTCGACGTCGGCGAACACCGTCGGCGAGACGAACCAGCCGCGCGGCTGATCGGCCGGAACCGAGCCGCCCGCAACCAGTTTCGCCGAACTTGCTTTCCCGGACTCGATGTAGCCCAGCACCCGTTCGCGTTGGCGGGCACTGACCAGCGGACCGATATCGGTCGACTTGTCCAGTGGGTCACCGACGGTGAGCGCACCGACCATGCCGACGAGGGCGTCGAGCACCTCGCCGTAGCGCGATCGGGGGGCCAGGATCCGCGAGCTGAGGTGGCAGGTCTGGCCGTTGTTGACGAACGACGCGTTCCGCAGACCCGTCATGGTGGCGTCGAGGTCGGCGTCGTCGAGGATGATCGCCGCCGACTTTCCGCCCAGCTCCAGGGTGACCGGGCGCAGCAGCCGGCCGCACACCTCGCCGATCGCACGGCCGGCGACCGTCGACCCGGTGAACGTGACCTTGTCCACGCCCGGATGCGACACCAGGTAGGCGCCGGCGGCCGCACCGCCGGGAACGACGTTGAGTACGCCCGCAGGCAGCCCGGCTTCTTCGGCGGCTTGGGCGAACACCAAGGCGTCCAACGCGGTTTCGGGGGCGGCCTTGAGCACCACCGTGCAGCCGGCCGCCAGCGCGGGCGCCAGCTTGAACGCGGCCAGGGCCTGCGGATAGTTCCATGGCACGATCGCGGCCACCACGCCGACGGCTTCCCGGCGCACGACGGTGTGCCCGATCATGCTCGGGCGGATCTCCTCGATCGGCGTTTCGGTGATCAGCTGCGCGTAGTAGCGCACCAGAGCGGCCGGAAACCGGCCGTTGGCACCGCGCGACAGCGACATCGGCATGCCGTTCTCGCGGCTCACCAGTTCGTCGGTGGATCGGGCGCGGCTCTCCAGGGCCGCAGCGAAAGCAGTGAGCACGTCGGCCCGGTGATCGGGCGAGGTGGACTGCCACTGCGCGAGCGCGGCCCGCGCGGCGGCCACCGCGGCGTCGATTTCAGCCTCGGTGGCGCTGGCGCCGTCGCCCAGCGGCTCACCGGTCGCCGCTTCGATCACCGGCTGCACCTGACCGGCTTTGAGGAACTTTCCGTCGACGAAAATCTCTGCGGCGGTGCTCATCTCATCGCTCCTGGGTTTCGGCGGCCGCGGCGAACAACACGCCGTCGGCGATCAGCTGGTCGATCTCGTCGGCCGTCATGTTCAGCACGTCGCGACAGATCTGGCGGGTGTCTGCCCCGGGCAGCGGCGCGGGGCGCTGGGGCGCGGGCGGGATGTGACGGTAGGGCGCCGGACCGGCCTCGGTCGGCAGCGGATGCTCGAGCAGCGGATGGACCATGTCGCTGAACACTTTTCGCAAGCTCAGCTGCGGGTCGTCGGCCAGGTCGCCGACCCGGTTCATCGGGCCGGCGGGCACCCCGGCGGCCTGCATCGCCTCGGCAACCTGCAGCGGCGAGCGTTCCCTGGTCCACTCGGCCAGTTCCGTGTCACCGACGACGGCGGCCACCGCCTCGCGATCGGCATCGGACCGAATGGACAGCACGCACCATTCGTCATCCCCGGCGCACGCAAGTACCAGATGTTCGGTGGGGTCCGGCTCGATGTCCCCGGCTCCGGCCGCGGCGGCGGCCAGCGTGACGTAAAGGGTGTCGAGTTGGTTGATCGCGGCTTCGGCCTGCGACACGTGTGTCCGCGCACCGACGCCGTCGCGCTCGCGGCGGATCAGGCCGGCCAGCGCCCCGATCGCGCTGATCCGCCCCACCACATGGTCGGGGAAGATCGTCGTAGCGTCGTAGAACGCATGCCGCGCAGTAGGCGCCGGCGGCTCCTGCGACGTCCAGAGCCGCGTCACGCCGATCGTCGCGCGCACCAGCGGGCCGTACCCCAGACGCTTGCTCCACGGCCCGGTGTCACCGAACGCGCTGCTTTCCGCCAGTATCAGGCCGGGATTGAGCTCCCGCAGTCGCTCGGAGGAAAAGCCAAGGGCGGCCAGCGTTCCCGGCTTGAAGTTGGCGAACACCGCGTCGGAGGCGGCCACCAGCCTGCCGAACACCTCGGAACCGGCGGGGCTGCGTAGTTCCAGACCCAGACCGAGCTGGTTGCGATGGGCGCGGGCGAACGACTCGCTGATCTGCTGATCGGGACGCTTCTGGCGCAAGCCATCGGGGTAGCCGGCACTCTCGATTTTGATCACCTCGGCGCCGAGGTCGCCGAACAGCCGACTGAGTTCGCCGCCGGCGACGATCACACCGAGATCCAGCACGCGCACCCCGGCCAGCGGCCGGCACCCCACCGGCTGGGTGGCGTCCGGTGCGAATTGCGCTGACGCCCAATGGGTGTCGCTGCCGTCGA contains the following coding sequences:
- a CDS encoding CaiB/BaiF CoA transferase family protein, with product MTAPALLAGVRVLDLCDQTGDPVTRLLADLGADVIKVEAPGGSPARRALPTLDGVSIPFALHNANKRSLVLDPAADADRHRFVELAGKADILVDSGTPGSVAAFGTSCAELADQFPQLVAMTVTDFGTEGPRASWRASDAVLYAMSTALSRSGPMTGTPVLPPDGIASTTAAVQAAWAVLVAYFNRLRCGTGDYIDFSRFDAVVLTLDPPFGTQGQAATARNAAERWRGRPRNQDSYPIFACRDGYVRICVLAPRQWRGMRAWLGEPEQFQDPIFDSIAARTKAFGELGQLMAALFADKTMAQLVAEGQAHGVPIAAVLTPSQALESEHLTEVGALLDVELAPGVTARVPAGYWVVDGSHAGYRAPAPGLDGSDTHWASAQFAPDATQPVGCRPLAGVRVLDLGVIVAGGELSRLFGDLGAEVIKIESAGYPDGLRQKRPDQQISESFARAHRNQLGLGLELRSPAGSEVFGRLVAASDAVFANFKPGTLAALGFSSERLRELNPGLILAESSAFGDTGPWSKRLGYGPLVRATIGVTRLWTSQEPPAPTARHAFYDATTIFPDHVVGRISAIGALAGLIRRERDGVGARTHVSQAEAAINQLDTLYVTLAAAAAGAGDIEPDPTEHLVLACAGDDEWCVLSIRSDADREAVAAVVGDTELAEWTRERSPLQVAEAMQAAGVPAGPMNRVGDLADDPQLSLRKVFSDMVHPLLEHPLPTEAGPAPYRHIPPAPQRPAPLPGADTRQICRDVLNMTADEIDQLIADGVLFAAAAETQER
- a CDS encoding alpha/beta fold hydrolase, which produces MTVVLVHGNPETDVIWGPLVEALGRADVVRLSPPGFGAPLPDDFPATMVAYRDWLIGELDGFDEPVDLVGHDWGGGHVLNVVMNRPELVHSWATDVLGILHPDYVWHDMAQVWQTPGAGEEAIEALAASSHDDRVALLTGMGIPAAVATELSLAQGPEMGRAILALYRSAAQPAVSEAGRHLVNATARPGLSLLATEDTYVGTEEQRRAAAEQAGARTEVLDGLGHWWMLQDPVRGATALTRFWDSLD
- a CDS encoding aldehyde dehydrogenase, encoding MSTAAEIFVDGKFLKAGQVQPVIEAATGEPLGDGASATEAEIDAAVAAARAALAQWQSTSPDHRADVLTAFAAALESRARSTDELVSRENGMPMSLSRGANGRFPAALVRYYAQLITETPIEEIRPSMIGHTVVRREAVGVVAAIVPWNYPQALAAFKLAPALAAGCTVVLKAAPETALDALVFAQAAEEAGLPAGVLNVVPGGAAAGAYLVSHPGVDKVTFTGSTVAGRAIGEVCGRLLRPVTLELGGKSAAIILDDADLDATMTGLRNASFVNNGQTCHLSSRILAPRSRYGEVLDALVGMVGALTVGDPLDKSTDIGPLVSARQRERVLGYIESGKASSAKLVAGGSVPADQPRGWFVSPTVFADVDNSDRIAQEEIFGPVLAVIPYDGDDEAVALANDSEFGLAGTVWSTDDERATEIARAVRTGTVGINDYQLDFRAPFGGVKASGIGRELGPEGLDAFFDLKSIYRVGPADD